TTGATCATGCATTTCACCCACGTCGACAACCTGCCGGCGATCCTGGAAACGGGAAGAATCATCGCGGACAGCGCCGTGGGCGGACGCCTGGTGACCGAGGTGGGGTCGGTGGACATCAAGGCCAGCCGACGATCCAGGCTGGTGACCTGCCCGCCCGGCGGGTTCGTCGCCGACTACGTGCCGTTCTACTTCGCGCCCCGTTCGCCGATGATGTACCGGATTGCGAGGGACCACCAGGCCGGCAAGATCGGACTGTATCCGGATGGTGACGACCCACTGGTATACCTGGTGAGCTCGGTCGACCGCGTGCACCAGGCAGGGCTGCCCTGGGTAGTCAGCGATGGCAACTGTGCCTCCGTGCTCACCCGCTTCTCCGGGAGCCTTGACGATCTTGTCTCCATGGTCGACTGGCCGCTGATGCGGGAGATCTCCTGGAACAACATTCCGGAGGACCAGGACCGCATGCGGCGGCGGATGGCCGAGTTGCTGGTGCCCCGGGAGTTTCCGCTGGAGTTGCTTGCCGGTTACTCCGTACGGACGAGGGCACGGGAGACACAGCTGAGGCGGCTCCTCCGTTCTGCTGGCATCATCAACCCGTACGTCGCTGTCAGACCGGACTGGTACTACGGCTACACCCGGGGGGAGGTACGCGAATGATCGTCGTCAGCCATGGCAACCTGCTCACCGCCGACGCCGAGGCCCTGGTCAACACGGTCAACACGGTGGGCGTCATGGGCAAGGGGATCGCCCTCCAGTTCAAGCGCGCCTTCCCCGCCAACTACACGGCTTACCGAGCCGCCTGCGCGGCGAAAGATGTCCATTTGGGCAGAATGTTCGTTTTCGATTCAGGCCTACTCGGCACCCGCCGCTATGTGATCAACTTCCCCACGAAGGGGCACTGGAAGGCCAGATCCAAGCTGTCCGACATCCAATCCGGCCTCGCTGATCTCGTCCGGGTCGTCCGGGAACAGCGGATCCACTCGGTGGCGCTACCTGCGCTCGGCTGTGGCAACGGTGGGCTCGACTGGGACGTGGTCCGACCGATGATCGAGCAGGCGTTCGCCGAACTGCCCGACGTCCGAGTGCTGGTGTTCCCGCCGGAGGGCGCTCCCGAGCCGGCGGACATGCCGGTCGCCACCTCCAAGCCGGCGCTGACCGCAGGACGCGCCACCCTGCTGCGGTCCATCGAACGCTATCTCGACCGCGCCCGTGCGCTGGAGCCCCGGGACGGCATCACCAACCTGGAAATCCAGAAACTCGCCTACTTCCTCCAGGTCTTCGGAGAGCCGCTGCGCCTGTCCTTCACCCGGGGCCGCTACGGGCCGTACGCGGAAAATCTCAACCACGTTCTCAACCGACTCGAAGGCCACTACCTGATCGGCTTCGGCGACCGGACCTCTCGGGTCGAGGAGTTGCGTCCCATCCACCTCACCGAGGGAACCAGCGAGGCCGTTTCCGCATGGTTCGCTGCCGGTCACCGGATGACGGAGACGCTCGACCGCATCGCTGCGTTGGTGGACGGATTCGAGTCGCCCTACAGCCTCGAACTGCTCGCCACGGTGCACTTCGCCGCTGAGGTGGATCCTGCGACCACCGACCTCGACGAATTGATCGAACGCGTCCAGGCGTGGAGCGGGCGCAAGGCCCGCCTGTTCACCCCGGCGCACGTCACCACCGCATACGAGCGTTTACAGTCCGCCAGCCTGCTACCCCGCCTGGCCGCGTCGTCGGCCTGACCCGCTTCAGGTCCGCCTGAGTCGTGCCACTTCCCGGGTCGGCTTCGTCGGTTGAGCCGCGCGTTCAAGTCGCAACCCTGGCGTCAGGCGGCTCGGGTGGTCTGCCGGTCGCGGACGGCACTCGTGACACGCCGGTTCTCAGCGAGCACCTCGTCGCGTTCGTGGATGCAGCGGCGCAACCCCGATCGCCCGGGCTGGCTGCAACCGGTGCATGTTGATTAGAATGCCCCCCGTGGGCACCGATGGGCGCTATACAGGCGGTCGCGTGATTGCCACAGGGCACCAGAGTGTCATCGAAGCCACCCATCGGCTCCTGCAAATTGATCCTAGGCAGTTAGCCGGCCTCAAGGTTCGAGCAGGTGAGCACCTTGCCGCTATTCTGACAACGACATTTCTCGGCAATGCGCCACACGCAGTCGACTTGAGGGGCGATGTAGATTTACGTTTCAATCTGCCCGAGCAGCCACCGTTTCCATTATCGCCCGGCGGCGACGTCGCCTTCGAAGTCAAGTCAATGCCGGGACCATTTCGCGAATTCAGCGAGTCGATTAACCGGGCAGCACGACGTGGACATAGGGAGAACTTCTCGATCATAGTGCTGGTAGAGCATGCCAACGACATATTGTCTAGCGCCCACCCAGTTTTGATGCAGGCACAGAATGCTCTGTTGCGAAAGGCGCCAGGGGAGACGTCGCGAAACATCTTCCTGGTGATCCATCCATTTGATCGATTTGCTCTCGAAACCTACGAGTCACCAGCAATCGGGGCTGCGCTCGCACCAGCAGCCATACATCCAGCCCTCGACACGCTGTGGGTACTGTGGGTACCCGATCACCTCACGGTTTGGTGCACGAAAGACCAAACGTGGACCGACTTGCTCTTCACCGGTGCAAATCTGGACGAACCACCCGAAGCAGGGAGAAGTCCACTGGCGGTACTACAGGAAGCGGAGTCGGATTTTCTCGCCGCAGTAGCCGGACATTCGGGCTACACAGATTCTCCTTATCTATACGAAATAGCAAGATCCCAGGACCCGTCGACGCGGCGGCCCGCACCATCGCCGTCCCCGGGGCGATGAGAAATCGTCTGGTTGTGTCGAGGAACCATGGATCGCCTGCCTTGCGGCGGAGGGACCGCCGTCGGCACCGGGGGCTCACGCTCGTAACGAGGTGGGCTGCCCGGTGCCTGCTGGTCCTATCCGGTCCGGATCAGCTGTGTTGCGCCCGTTGGAAGAGCGGGCGGGTGATCGCCGTGCTGAACTGCGGCCCCACCAGGTAGCGCTTCCCGGGCTGGTAGCCGTGGGAGTTGTCGCCGACGACGGTGCCGAGCCCGGTGTGCCGGTCGAAGTGCGCGAACCGGGGTCCGCCGCTGGAGCCGCCGCCCATCACGCACGCGGTGCCCCACTGGCCGGGCGGCTCCGGCCAGTCCTCCGTCGCCTGCTGCTCCACCGCCCGGCCGGCGCAGTAGGCGAGACGCTCACCGGTGTACTCCGGCAGGCCCTCGCGGGCCTCGTCCGAGCTGGCCCGGGGGTAGCCGAACTGGTGCACCATCTGAGCGCCGGGCACGTCGTAGCCGATCCGCTGGGCAGCGCCGACGGCATCCTGCACCCGGCGTCCGTCGTCGTTCGGGTGGAGCACCACGAACGCCTGGTCGTACGAGTCGTACAGGCTCTCGATCTGGTCGTTGAGCAGCCATGTGGACGCGACCACCGACAGCCGGCCGACGAACCTGCCGTACGGCGCCCGGCCGTCGGTGTAGCCGGGGACGAACAGCACGTTGGCCGACCACTGGTTGTCCTCACCGATCAGGTCGGTGTTGTTGACGCAGTGCGCGGCGGTCACCACGGTGCTGCGGTTGGCGCTCTCCAGCACGGTCGCCGTGCAGCTGGCATCCTCACCGTGGTCGGTGAAGAAGAGCCTGCCGACGGTACGCGACACGGCGTCCGCCCGGGTCCACGGTGCGCCGTCCGGCTTCGCCACCGGCGGCACCTGCGCCGACGGGGTCTTGAGCGCCGCGATCCGCTGTGGCGTCCAGTACGCCAGCACCGCCTGCCGCTCGGCTGCGGTGACGGCCACGGCGTGGGTGGCGACGGGGCCGGGTGTGGCGGTCACGGGTTGCTGGGCGATCCCGGCCAGGGTCGCCGTCACCAGCGCGGTGACCGCGCCCGCGACGCCGACACGACGACGCAGACCGAAAATTGGCTTCGATGTCATGACGGGGAACGTAGGACCGGAATGTCAGGAAGCCGTTTGCGGAGACGTCCTCTCCGGCGCGGTGGTCTGACGCCGGATGCGGTGCGGAAGGTGGACACGGTCGGCGGGCACTCCGGCGGCGAGCAGCCGCAGCCGCGAGCCCGCCAGCATGGGAGGCGGTCCGCAGACGTAGACATCCTGGTCGGGGCGCAGGTGGTCGAGGGCGACCGTGAGCGCGTCACCCCGCTCCGCCAGGTCCGCCTGCGGGTCGTGGGAGAACGCGGGAACGATGGTCAGCCAGTCGGGGGCGCACTGGAGTTTGTCGAGGGCGATGGCGTCGTACAGCTCGACGAAGGTGCGCGCGCCGACGACCAGCGTGACCCGGCGGCCGTCGGGGGCGGCGGCAACCTGTTCGACCAGGGCGCGCAGCGGGGCCAGCCCGGTGCCACCGGCCACCAGCAGCAGGTCACCGTCGCGCAGGTGCAGGCCGGTGTCGCGGGGCGTGCCGAGGCGCAACAGCTCGCCGGGGCGTACCTCGTGGACGAGGCTGCCCGAGACGGTGCCGGCGGCCACGGCGCGGACGTGCAGCTCGACAGTGCCACGGCGACAGCTCCGCGTCCGCCGACACCAGCCGCAACCAGCGGTGGACGATCTCCTCAGGGGTCACGCCTGCGCACCGCCCTCGGGCGTGACCTGCGCACGATCGGACAGCCGACCCGCGACCGGGATGTGCGCTTCTTCCTCCTGGTCGGTGGCGGGGACGGGGAGGTCTGTTGCGGCGGTGTTCATGGTGTCTGCGGCCCCTGTTTCTCGGCGGAAGGGTGACGGGCGCCGGGGCGGGCGGGGACGAGGTCGCGTCGTTCGGGTCGACACGCCCCGGAGCCCGGCACCCGCCCCGGGCCATGCATCAACCCTGGTCGCAGATCCGTAGCCGGTTATGCCTGGATGATCGTGGACGCCAAGCGCGCTCGACATCCAGCCGACTACCCGGTCCGGCCGAACCAACGATCTCCTACGTCCCGGCGACGAGATGACGTCCGACCGCTGACCGCTGTCGACTCCTTCCGGCGCTCGATGCACCCTGTGGACGGAGAAGCGTGAACGTCCTCGATATGCGCGCTGCGTATACCGATCCCGCACGGAGCGGGTTGAATGGATACGCTCGACTTCGGGTTCAGCCGTCCGCGATTGGCGAGGTTGCCGGTGACATCTGCGAACTGCCCACGCTGTGGCGGACGGCTTGCCCGCGACAACGACAGCGGGCGGTGCGCG
Above is a window of Micromonospora rifamycinica DNA encoding:
- the darG gene encoding type II toxin-antitoxin system antitoxin DNA ADP-ribosyl glycohydrolase DarG, with the protein product MIVVSHGNLLTADAEALVNTVNTVGVMGKGIALQFKRAFPANYTAYRAACAAKDVHLGRMFVFDSGLLGTRRYVINFPTKGHWKARSKLSDIQSGLADLVRVVREQRIHSVALPALGCGNGGLDWDVVRPMIEQAFAELPDVRVLVFPPEGAPEPADMPVATSKPALTAGRATLLRSIERYLDRARALEPRDGITNLEIQKLAYFLQVFGEPLRLSFTRGRYGPYAENLNHVLNRLEGHYLIGFGDRTSRVEELRPIHLTEGTSEAVSAWFAAGHRMTETLDRIAALVDGFESPYSLELLATVHFAAEVDPATTDLDELIERVQAWSGRKARLFTPAHVTTAYERLQSASLLPRLAASSA
- a CDS encoding trypsin-like serine peptidase — its product is MTSKPIFGLRRRVGVAGAVTALVTATLAGIAQQPVTATPGPVATHAVAVTAAERQAVLAYWTPQRIAALKTPSAQVPPVAKPDGAPWTRADAVSRTVGRLFFTDHGEDASCTATVLESANRSTVVTAAHCVNNTDLIGEDNQWSANVLFVPGYTDGRAPYGRFVGRLSVVASTWLLNDQIESLYDSYDQAFVVLHPNDDGRRVQDAVGAAQRIGYDVPGAQMVHQFGYPRASSDEAREGLPEYTGERLAYCAGRAVEQQATEDWPEPPGQWGTACVMGGGSSGGPRFAHFDRHTGLGTVVGDNSHGYQPGKRYLVGPQFSTAITRPLFQRAQHS
- a CDS encoding ferredoxin reductase domain-containing protein, which produces MAAGTVSGSLVHEVRPGELLRLGTPRDTGLHLRDGDLLLVAGGTGLAPLRALVEQVAAAPDGRRVTLVVGARTFVELYDAIALDKLQCAPDWLTIVPAFSHDPQADLAERGDALTVALDHLRPDQDVYVCGPPPMLAGSRLRLLAAGVPADRVHLPHRIRRQTTAPERTSPQTAS
- the darT gene encoding type II toxin-antitoxin system toxin DNA ADP-ribosyl transferase DarT encodes the protein MDMRRPSRQALIMHFTHVDNLPAILETGRIIADSAVGGRLVTEVGSVDIKASRRSRLVTCPPGGFVADYVPFYFAPRSPMMYRIARDHQAGKIGLYPDGDDPLVYLVSSVDRVHQAGLPWVVSDGNCASVLTRFSGSLDDLVSMVDWPLMREISWNNIPEDQDRMRRRMAELLVPREFPLELLAGYSVRTRARETQLRRLLRSAGIINPYVAVRPDWYYGYTRGEVRE